Proteins from a genomic interval of Maylandia zebra isolate NMK-2024a linkage group LG15, Mzebra_GT3a, whole genome shotgun sequence:
- the insm1a gene encoding insulinoma-associated protein 1a: MPRGFLVKRNKKTNPVSYRVRSEDEETDQTAADAPPLLPPSSSSSAHLVSIPVRALTPTPTCGAAATAPEPDAKPVQFGNPEAVYQSLYSPTRPVSHEHDRSYSEARFSLGSPVSAESFPTPAAITALDHLFAPVDLKIGSSNSSRPESSSSSAGTLPAAATGGSKRCANDAERKGKPPSKKTKAIRKLHFEDDVTTSPVLGLKIKEAPVDQKPPRAPPAGGDHVPLGEFVCQLCREAYADPFALAQHKCSRIVRVEYRCPECDKVFSCPANLASHRRWHKPKPQNTPSDKVSASKTASDEAKDSSDRDTPSPEPSESGSEDGLYDCSQCGKRFKRQAYLRKHLASQHGSPKAAAEEDAAGCEQSAAPLNLSASCCHLCPVCGENFTSRGSQERHIRLLHSSQVYSCKYCPAVFYSSPGLTRHINKCHPSENRQVILLQMPLRPAC; the protein is encoded by the coding sequence ATGCCCAGAGGATTCCTGGTAAAAAGGAACAAGAAAACCAACCCGGTGTCCTACCGGGTCCGCTCCGAGGACGAAGAAACGGACCAAACGGCGGCTGATGCTCCGCCGCTGCTGccgccctcctcctcctcttcagcgCATCTCGTCTCCATCCCGGTGCGCGCGCTGACGCCTACGCCCACCTGCGGGGCGGCGGCTACGGCTCCGGAGCCGGATGCTAAGCCCGTGCAGTTCGGGAACCCGGAGGCGGTGTATCAGTCTCTGTACAGCCCCACCCGCCCCGTCAGCCACGAGCACGACCGCTCCTACTCCGAGGCCCGCTTCAGCCTCGGCTCGCCGGTTTCCGCGGAGTCTTTTCCCACACCGGCAGCCATCACCGCCCTGGATCACCTCTTCGCCCCGGTGGACCTGAAGATCGGCTCCAGCAACAGCAGCCGCCCCGAGAGCAGCTCGTCATCCGCCGGGACGCTCCCCGCCGCTGCAACCGGCGGCTCCAAGCGCTGCGCCAACGACGCCGAGCGCAAAGGCAAGCCGCCGTCCAAGAAAACCAAAGCCATCCGCAAACTGCACTTTGAGGATGATGTCACTACGTCTCCGGTTCTCGGGCTGAAGATTAAAGAGGCGCCGGTGGACCAGAAACCTCCCCGAGCGCCACCGGCCGGAGGAGACCACGTCCCGCTGGGGGAGTTTGTGTGCCAGCTATGCCGGGAGGCGTACGCAGACCCGTTCGCTTTGGCGCAGCACAAATGCTCCAGGATAGTCCGGGTTGAGTATCGGTGTCCCGAGTGTGACAAGGTGTTCAGCTGCCCGGCCAACCTCGCCTCCCATCGGCGCTGGCACAAACCGAAGCCGCAAAATACGCCGAGCGACAAGGTGTCCGCGTCGAAGACGGCCTCGGATGAAGCAAAGGATTCTAGTGACAGGGACACACCCAGCCCCGAGCCGTCCGAGTCCGGTTCAGAGGACGGACTGTACGACTGCAGTCAGTGCGGGAAGAGGTTTAAGCGCCAAGCCTACCTGCGGAAACACCTGGCGTCGCAGCACGGGTCCCCAAAAGCGGCGGCGGAGGAGGACGCGGCGGGCTGCGAGCAGAGCGCGGCGCCGCTCAACCTGAGCGCCTCCTGCTGCCACCTGTGCCCCGTGTGTGGGGAGAACTTCACCAGCAGAGGCAGCCAGGAGCGGCACATCCGCCTGCTGCATTCCTCACAGGTGTACTCGTGCAAATACTGCCCCGCAGTTTTCTACAGCTCACCGGGACTCACGAGGCACATCAACAAATGCCACCCGTCCGAGAACCGGCAGGTCATCCTGCTGCAGATGCCGCTCCGCCCCGCCTGCTGA